From Candidatus Pedobacter colombiensis, one genomic window encodes:
- a CDS encoding TolC family protein — MMATIPKIYLIMMLLSINVIVKAQGVDSLNYKFSLKSAIDFALRHQTAVLNATVDEEIARNTIKQTVGIGLPQVSSSFSFQDFLKLPTTLLPGEFASPPSNTPIPVKFGTKYNSTANIQLSQLIFDGGYIVGLQATKTYKELSVRNSKRTKIETVVAVTKAYYSALVSKEQLSLIDANLAQLTKSLNDTEAMFKNGFSEKIDVDRLQVLKNNLETDRENVVQLFAINVDLLKFQMGMPIQANLALTDKISDVRAEPVVLQTTDTTSYRGRIEYSLLETQKKLNELDLKRQKSMFLPTLSGFASASKNFQSDNLPTHFDQSFPTSVIGLTLSWNIINGGQRIYQVRNAKLAVQKSENDMVNLKNGITLEISNGQKAYLSSLRSVENQQRNLSLSAEILRVSRIKYEQGVGSSLEVTTAETSLKEAQNNYIKALYDLLINKVDLDKATGRINY; from the coding sequence ATGATGGCTACGATACCTAAAATTTATTTGATTATGATGCTGCTTTCTATAAACGTTATAGTTAAAGCTCAGGGAGTTGACTCCTTAAATTACAAATTTAGCCTGAAATCAGCGATTGATTTTGCTTTAAGACACCAAACAGCAGTTCTGAATGCCACCGTTGATGAGGAGATTGCTCGTAATACGATAAAACAAACCGTTGGTATTGGTTTGCCACAGGTGTCCAGCTCTTTTAGCTTTCAGGACTTCCTGAAATTGCCAACAACACTACTGCCTGGTGAATTCGCTTCTCCACCTTCCAATACGCCTATTCCTGTTAAGTTTGGTACAAAGTATAATTCTACAGCAAATATTCAGTTAAGTCAGTTGATATTTGATGGAGGGTATATTGTTGGGTTACAAGCTACAAAAACCTATAAGGAGCTGTCGGTTAGAAATAGTAAGCGAACAAAGATAGAAACAGTTGTCGCCGTAACTAAAGCCTATTATTCCGCATTGGTGAGTAAGGAGCAACTGAGTTTAATTGATGCGAACCTTGCACAGCTCACAAAATCTTTAAATGATACAGAGGCGATGTTTAAGAATGGCTTTTCTGAAAAGATTGATGTGGATAGACTTCAGGTTTTAAAAAATAATTTAGAAACCGACAGGGAGAATGTGGTTCAGTTATTTGCTATTAATGTAGATTTACTTAAATTCCAAATGGGAATGCCAATACAAGCTAACCTTGCACTTACTGATAAGATCAGTGATGTAAGGGCAGAGCCCGTAGTTTTACAAACTACTGATACAACATCATACAGAGGGAGGATAGAGTACTCTTTGCTGGAAACCCAAAAAAAATTAAATGAATTGGATTTAAAACGGCAAAAAAGTATGTTCCTGCCCACATTGTCAGGATTTGCCAGTGCCTCTAAAAATTTTCAATCAGATAATTTACCTACACATTTCGATCAGAGCTTTCCAACTTCTGTAATTGGGCTTACGCTTTCCTGGAATATTATTAATGGCGGACAGCGTATTTATCAGGTTCGCAATGCTAAACTAGCGGTTCAGAAGTCTGAAAATGATATGGTTAACTTAAAGAATGGCATTACGCTTGAGATTTCAAATGGACAGAAAGCTTATCTCAGTAGCTTGCGTTCGGTCGAAAATCAACAAAGAAATCTTAGCCTGTCAGCCGAAATACTTAGGGTTTCCCGCATTAAGTATGAACAAGGGGTCGGTTCTAGTCTGGAAGTAACCACCGCTGAAACGTCTTTAAAAGAAGCTCAAAACAATTACATCAAAGCATTATATGATCTGCTGATTAATAAGGTGGATCTGGATAAGGCTACAGGAAGAATCAATTATTAA
- a CDS encoding efflux RND transporter periplasmic adaptor subunit, with protein sequence MKTPLYTVALALFFASCSSDNPKDKKAALEKLKKEQTVLNGKIEKLESELGQNKKKDDFKDVAVTELAETHFRNYVEVQGKVDAEDNVDIMPEVPGTVIGIYVKAGQHVSKGQVLAQLDDKVLKQSVAQLQTQLDLATTVFNRQKNLWDQKIGTEVQYLTAKSQKEGLEKQLAGLKSQASMSKIKSPVSGTVDAMDMKLGQSVAPGTPIGIRVVNADKLKVKALVSENYGGKVNQGDEVTISLPDVPETLNARVSFAAKVIDPVSRGFNVEVKLPSNKNYRPNMVAILKIIDYSNDKALVVPINAIQKSESSEYVYTAVDGKAKKVNIKTGKVSDGKAEVLSGLKVGDKVIVTGFQGLNDGDSVKL encoded by the coding sequence ATGAAAACACCATTATATACAGTCGCACTGGCCCTTTTTTTTGCTTCCTGTTCATCAGATAATCCAAAGGATAAAAAAGCAGCATTAGAAAAGCTTAAAAAGGAGCAGACAGTGCTGAATGGGAAAATAGAAAAGCTGGAGTCGGAATTAGGCCAGAATAAAAAGAAAGATGATTTTAAAGATGTGGCTGTAACGGAACTGGCAGAAACGCATTTCCGAAATTATGTGGAAGTACAAGGGAAAGTTGATGCTGAAGATAATGTAGATATTATGCCTGAAGTACCAGGGACAGTAATTGGGATTTATGTGAAAGCCGGGCAACATGTAAGTAAAGGACAAGTATTGGCACAATTGGATGATAAAGTACTGAAACAAAGTGTTGCTCAGCTGCAAACTCAACTGGATCTGGCTACCACTGTTTTTAACCGCCAGAAAAATCTATGGGACCAAAAGATTGGGACTGAGGTTCAATATTTAACGGCAAAGAGCCAGAAAGAAGGGTTAGAAAAACAACTCGCAGGGCTAAAATCGCAGGCATCGATGAGTAAGATCAAAAGCCCGGTTTCCGGGACGGTAGATGCGATGGATATGAAGCTGGGACAATCTGTAGCTCCCGGAACACCAATTGGAATAAGGGTGGTAAATGCTGATAAACTTAAGGTAAAGGCCCTTGTTTCTGAAAATTATGGTGGAAAGGTAAATCAGGGAGATGAGGTTACTATTTCTTTACCGGATGTACCGGAGACGTTGAATGCGAGGGTTTCTTTTGCGGCTAAGGTGATTGATCCTGTTTCGAGAGGGTTTAATGTGGAGGTGAAATTACCTTCAAATAAGAATTATCGTCCCAATATGGTGGCCATATTAAAAATTATAGATTATAGCAATGATAAGGCGCTCGTGGTTCCAATAAATGCGATACAAAAATCGGAAAGCAGTGAATATGTTTATACGGCTGTGGATGGGAAAGCCAAAAAGGTAAATATTAAGACAGGAAAGGTGTCGGATGGTAAAGCAGAAGTTTTATCAGGTTTAAAAGTGGGTGATAAGGTGATTGTCACAGGTTTTCAGGGGCTGAACGATGGGGATTCGGTTAAGTTATAA